A region of the Prosthecobacter dejongeii genome:
CCCGAAGATGCCCTGAAAGTCAGCACGAAAAAACCCAGTATCCGACCTGGGGTATGGCAGCATGTGTTTGTTACTTACGATGGCAGTGGCAAGGCTCAGGGAGTGAAGCTGTTCATTGATGGCGTGGCTCAAGAAATGAAGATTGATACGAATGCTCTGAAAGGCAGTATCAAGACGGCGACTCCTACCCGCATCGGCCAGCGCAGTCATGTCCAGGTGTTCCATGAAGGATCCGTGCAGGATGTGCGCATCTATGATCGCCTGCTTTCGGCCACGGAGATTCAGACCATTTCCAAGGTAGGCCCTCTGCGTCTGATGCTGGCCTCAGCCAAACGTGGCCCGAAGCAAAAAGAGGCTCTTTTTGAGCACTACCTCGTAACTCGTCATGCAGGGTACCAGATGGCTAATCAAGCCTCTGTGAAACTGGAGGCAGAATTGGCCGCGATCAAATCCCGGAGTCCGCTAACTCACATCCAGGAAGAAAAAATGGACACGCCTGCCATGGCTAATATTTTGATGCGTGGCCAGTATGATCAAGTAGGCGAGGCTGTGGATGCAGCCGTTCCTGTGGCATTAGGCAAGCTGAAGGCAGATGCACCGAAGAATCGGTTAGGCCTTGCCCAGTGGCTGGTCAGTGAAGAAAATACGCTCACGGCACGTGTCACAGTGAACCGCATGTGGCAGGAGCTTTTTGGTCGAGGGATCGTGGTTACCAGTGAGGATTTTGGCATCATGGGTACGGCCCCCACGCACCCAGAATTGCTTGATTGGTTGGCCGTGGAGTTTCGTGAAAGTGGTTGGGATGTGAAGCGGTTTTACAAAATGCTCGTCACGTCTGCCGCTTATCGGCAAGCCACGATCATCACTCCAGAAAAGATCGAAAAAGATCGCGACAATGCCTACCTCAGCCGTGGCCCACGTTTCCGTATGGATGCGGAAATGATCCGCGATTATGCCCTGGCGGCAAGTAGTTCACTTTCCCCTAAAATGGGTGGCCCAGGAACCTTGCCTTACCAGCCGGAAAACGTCTGGGAAGTCGTCGGTATGGGGACAGAAAAATACGTGCAGGATAAAGGAGAAAATCTGTATCGACGTACGCTTTACAATTTTTGGAAACGTATGGCCCCACCGGCCAATCTGGATGTTTTCAATGCGCCCAGTCGCGAAGTGAGTTGTGTTCGCCGCGATCGCACCAATACCCCTCTCCAAGCCCTTGTGGTCATGAACGATCCCCAGTTCATTGAGGCTTCTCGCAATTTGGCTCAGCAGGCTCTTAAAGGAGGTGGAGATGACCACCAGAAGCTATCGGCCATTTCCCAGCGTCTGCTTTGCCGTCCACTCAAACCGCAGGAGGTAGCCATTCTTCAATCTAGCTTGAATGACCTTCGTGGCCACTATCAAGCAACGCCTGAAGATGCCCGAGCCCTCATTGCCGTGGGAGAAACCAAACCTGATGAAAACCTAGCTCCGGCGGAACTAGCGGCTTGGACCATGGTATCCAGCCAACTCATGAACCTGGACGAAGTGCTGAATAAATAACGATCTGATTTTCCTGACTATGAGCCTTCTTCACGAATGGAATACCTTTGAAACACGCCGCCAGTTTTTCTCACGCGGGAAAAATGCTTTGGGTGCGGCGGCTCTTTCTTCTTTGTTAGGCGAGGCGGTGAGCAGCCAGGCCCTAGCTGGGCAGGGGAGTGTTTCCCCCCATTGGGCACCCAAGGCTAAACGAGTGATCTACCTGCACATGGTTGGGGGACCTTCGCAGATGGATTTGTTCGACTACAAACCGGGCATGAAGGACTGGTATGACAAGGATCTGCCAGCAAGCATTCGCAATGGCCAGCGTCTCACCACCATGACCAGCGGCCAAGCGCGATTTCCCATCGCGCCCTCGAAGTTTAACTTCGCTCAATACGGCAAGTGCGGCATGTGGATGAACTCTGATTTGCTGCCACATCTCTCCAAAAACGCTGATGACATCTGCTGGATGCGTTCCATGCACACGGAGGCTATCAACCATGAGCCTGCCATCTGTGCCATGCAGACCGGTAATCAGATCACTGGGCGTCCTTGTTTGGGATCTTGGGCTTCATATGGACTGGGCTCGGTGAACTCTAACCTGCCTAATTTCGTAGTGCTCATCGCCACGCCGACAAATCGTGAGCAGGAACAGGCGATCTCCTCCCGTCTTTGGTCCAGTGGTTATCTTCCGGGTGAGCATGCGGGCGTGTCTTTCCGAAGCAAGGGAGATCCCATTCTTTTTATCAACAACCCTCCCGGTGTGCCTAGCAGCGTGCGCAAACGCACGATTGAGGGTTTAAACGCGCTCAATGAACTGAACTACAGGCAGGTAGGAGATCCTGAAACGCACACCCGTATCCAGCAGTATGAAATGGCCTTCCGCATGCAGGCGAGTGTGCCGGAATTGACCGATCTGTCCAAAGAACCGGAACACATCTTCAAGATGTATGGCGATGAGGCGAAGAAACCTGGTACTTTTGCCAATGGGGTGCTCATGGCCCGCCGTCTGGCCGAGCGTGGCGTTCGCTTTACCCAAATTTACCTCAATAACTGGGACCATCACAGCAACGTGGGGGGCCGCATGCCTAGCCAGTGCAAGGACATTGACCAGCCTTGCCACGCCTTGATTGAGGATCTCAAGCAGCGCGGCATGTTTGAGGACACGCTGATCATCTGGGGGGGCGAATTCGGGCGCACTATTTACAGCCAAGGTGGCCTGAGCAAAGAAAATTACGGGCGCGATCATCATCCTCGTTGTTTCACGATGTGGATGGCAGGTGGGGGCTCTAAAGGCGGCGCTATCTACGGTGAGACGGACGAATTCAGCTACAACATCGTCAAAGACCCCCTCCACATCCGCGACTTTCATGCCACGGTGCTGCATTTGCTGGGCTATAATAGTGATCGCTTCACTTACAAATTCCAAGGTCTCGACCAGAAACTTACAGGAGTGGAAGCTGCCAAGGTGGTCAAGGCGCTGATCGCGTAACCCAGAGGGGATGGATTGGCAGGCTCTTCCACTGGTGGAACAGCCTGCAACATCCCATGAAGAAGTTCGTTTGATCCTCATCTATGATGCGGATCTTTCTCTTGGGTTTATTTGGACTGGCTGCACAGATGCTGTCAGCGGTGGGACCTAACTTTGTATGGATTGTGGCCGATGATATGTCGCCAGATATTGGTGCCTACGGAGCCGCTGGGGTTAAAACTCCCAACCTTGATCGGTTGGCCAGAGAAGGCCGTCGTTACACCCGTGCTTATGCCTCCGCACCGGTTTGCAGTGCATCGCGCTCGGCTTTTATCCTGGGCACCTACCAGACCACGACAGGTCTTCATGCTCATGATGTGGAAAATCCACAACCTCTGTCGGCTCCTTATCAACATCTTCCGGCTTTGCTGCGGCAGGCGGGTTGGTTTGTGACGAATGCCGTGGCCCCCGGTGGAGAGAAGTCCAAAACGAAAGCTAAAACGCACTACAATTTCGCTCATGACCCCTCTGAAATGTACGATGGTGTGGACTGGAGACAACGCAGTTCTGGACAACCTTTCTTTGCCCAGTTCCAGATCTCTGAACCGCATCGCCCGTTTCCTATCCCCGCAAGCTACGATGAAAATGCTCTGAAGCTGATCAAGCTTCCTTCAAATTATCCGGACCATAAGCTGATGAGGCGGGATTGGTATGCATACTTGCGGAGTGTTGAAGTCGTGGATCGGCGAGTCGGGGCTATTTTAGATCAGCTCGAAAAGGAAGGTGTTTTGGACGAAACCATCATCATGTTTTTTGCAGATCATGGTCGCCCTATGCCTTGGGGAAAGCAGTGGTTAAGCATCGAGGGTTTGCAGGTCCCTCTGCTTATCCGAGGACCGAGTGTGCAAGCTGGGAATGTGGAGGAGCGTTTGGTGAGTCTTATCGATTTGGCGCCCACGATGCTTTCTCTCGCAGGCTGTTCGATCCCTGAGTGGATGCAGGGGCGACCAATGCTCAAAGGGCCTTTTCCAGATCGAGACCAGATCTTTGCAGCGCGTGACCGTTGTGGAGATGCAGAAGATCGTATCCGGGCTGTTATCAGCCCGGGGTTTTTGATGGTAGAAAATTTTCACCCTGAAATATCCCGCCTTAATTGGTCCAGCTATAAAGAGGCAGGATATCCGGGCATGGTTTTGATTCGAGAACTGCACAGGAGTGGTGGACTGACTCCTCTCCAAGATCGTTATCTATCACTCCAACGTGAGCCCTTAGAGCTTTATGATTTGAAGGCAGATCCTGCAGGTCTGGTCAATGTGGTTCGTGAGAGACAGATGGCCAATGATGTGCAAAAACTAAAATCAGCGTTGGATTCTTGGATCAAGATTACTGGGGATTTGGGAGGATTACCTGCTGCTTCCACAGAGCCTTCTTTGATGGACATTCAGAAGGCAAAAAAGCAGGATTACCTTCGCGTCTGGAAGAAGCGCGGCTTTAAGGGGGAACCCTCGGATACCGAACGTCTCGATTGGTGGATGCATCAATATGGCCTGCGTGCAGGAGTGCCCATTAACTGAGATAAGGCCCAGACTCGACAAAGGGGGGCATCCTCGCTAGCGTCACACATGCGGCTCATTTCAGGCAGTGCTGGGGGCATCCCCCTGGACGTTCCCAAAAACGTCACCCGTCCTACGCAGGACCGGGTGAAGCAGGCCATTTTTAATATGCTGGGAGAGTTGGTGGACGGAGCTCGTGTGCTTGATTTGTTTGCAGGTTCTGGGGCGCTGGGCTTGGAATGCCTCAGCCGGGGGGCGGTCAGTGCGCAACTCATTGAGCAAGATCGTGCCGCCTGTGAGGTCATTCGAAAAAACATTGCCAAAACCCGCCTCGAAGGGGCCTCGGTAAAACAAGGGGATGTCTTCAAGGTTCTATCGCAAATGGCTGGAACGACGATGTTCGACCTCGTCTTTGCAGATCCTCCGTATGCGCATCAGTTGGGCGAGGAAGATCTCAGCATGAAGCTGGCTCTTTTTCCTGAGCTGCAGACGGTGATAGTCCCAGGCGGAAGCCTCATTCTAGAATGCCGGGTCACAAAAAATGCACCAGTGGAATGGGGCCCCTGGGAGATGGTGCGGGATCGAGAATATGGTGGCACGCGCATTCTCTGGTTGAGAAAGCGGTAGCGTCTGCGCTGGGCGATGGCATGGAATTGGCCACCCAGTTTTTGCCTTTGATTGAGACCGGGTCGTCCCTTTGCATGTCCAAAAATTTCAGCCTTTGCCTTTATAACCTGTTACTCCCTATCGGTGTGCTTTGCATGCTGCCGGGAGCCGTTCGAAAGATGCGCCAACGCGGTGGTCATTGGCGGGATCTAGTGCAAAGGTTAGGTTTCTTTTCGACTGAACAAAAGCGGACTCTCGCTGCCCTGCCCACAGGTCAGAATCGGCTATGGATCCATGCCGTCAGTGTGGGTGAAGTGGGGATTGCGACGAAGCTCATGGCCCTGATTCGACGTGAGAGGCCACAGGTAGGTATTGTACTGACTACCACCACCCCTACTGGATACGCATTGGCGGCAGAGTTTGCAGCGCGGCAGTTAGGCCATGTAGTCGTGCTTTATTCGCCCCTAGATTTACCTGCTGTGGGCGCTCGTTTTTTAGAGGAGTTGGCTCCATCTCAATTGGTTTTGGTGGAGGCCGAGGTGTGGCCGAATCTGGTGGCCTCTGCCGTGGGTTTGCACATTCCTGTATCATTGATCAATGCACGTCTGTCACCTCGTTCGGAGCGGCGCTATCGACAGCTTCGTTTCATCATCCGGCCGGTGTTTTCCATGCTGCATCAGGTAATGGTGCAGGAGCCTGAGGATGTGCAGCGCTGGGCAGGGTTGGGACTTACCGTTGATCGTGTGCATCATACAGGTAGCATCAAGTTTGACCCACAGGGAGCGGCTCCTGATCCGGTTCAAGTGCAGTCCCTGCGGGAAGTTTTAGGACAAGCGGGGATCACCCCGCAACAGCCTATTCTCCTTCTGGCAAGCACGCATCCAGGGGAGGAAGTCCTGCTGGCGAAAATGACCCAACGTCTCCGTCAAAAGCATCCCACACTGGCCTTGCTCATCGTGCCTCGGCATGTGGAGCGCACAGCCTCTTTGCTGGAAGAGCTTCGTGACTTAGGTCTCCATCCACAAAGACGTAGCCAGGTGCAGTCTTCTTCACTGGACTTGCTTATTGATACCACGGGAGAGCTGCGGGCGTGGCAGGCACTGGCTACGATAGTGGTCGTAGGGAAGAGCTTTTTGGCGACAGGTGGTCAGAACCCGGCTGAAGCCGTCATGGCGCGCAAGCCTGTTTTGTTTGGCCCGCACATGGAAAACTTCCAAGCGCTCGTCGATCTGCTGCTGACCAGAAATGGAGCCATTCAGGTTGCCGATGTAGTGACACTAGAGCCGCGGTTAGATGCACTGCTCAAGGATGAAGCGTTATGTCAAAAACTAGGTGACAATGGCCATGAGGTACTCGCGATGCATGAAGGTGCAACAGCCAAAACAATGGCGCTTTTGTAGCCACCTAGGCAGGTGTTGGTGAAGCGGTGATGACCTCTTTCAATGTCGACTTTTTGTTTCGTCGAAACAGC
Encoded here:
- a CDS encoding DUF1501 domain-containing protein, with amino-acid sequence MSLLHEWNTFETRRQFFSRGKNALGAAALSSLLGEAVSSQALAGQGSVSPHWAPKAKRVIYLHMVGGPSQMDLFDYKPGMKDWYDKDLPASIRNGQRLTTMTSGQARFPIAPSKFNFAQYGKCGMWMNSDLLPHLSKNADDICWMRSMHTEAINHEPAICAMQTGNQITGRPCLGSWASYGLGSVNSNLPNFVVLIATPTNREQEQAISSRLWSSGYLPGEHAGVSFRSKGDPILFINNPPGVPSSVRKRTIEGLNALNELNYRQVGDPETHTRIQQYEMAFRMQASVPELTDLSKEPEHIFKMYGDEAKKPGTFANGVLMARRLAERGVRFTQIYLNNWDHHSNVGGRMPSQCKDIDQPCHALIEDLKQRGMFEDTLIIWGGEFGRTIYSQGGLSKENYGRDHHPRCFTMWMAGGGSKGGAIYGETDEFSYNIVKDPLHIRDFHATVLHLLGYNSDRFTYKFQGLDQKLTGVEAAKVVKALIA
- the rsmD gene encoding 16S rRNA (guanine(966)-N(2))-methyltransferase RsmD yields the protein MRLISGSAGGIPLDVPKNVTRPTQDRVKQAIFNMLGELVDGARVLDLFAGSGALGLECLSRGAVSAQLIEQDRAACEVIRKNIAKTRLEGASVKQGDVFKVLSQMAGTTMFDLVFADPPYAHQLGEEDLSMKLALFPELQTVIVPGGSLILECRVTKNAPVEWGPWEMVRDREYGGTRILWLRKR
- a CDS encoding 3-deoxy-D-manno-octulosonic acid transferase, with the translated sequence MSKNFSLCLYNLLLPIGVLCMLPGAVRKMRQRGGHWRDLVQRLGFFSTEQKRTLAALPTGQNRLWIHAVSVGEVGIATKLMALIRRERPQVGIVLTTTTPTGYALAAEFAARQLGHVVVLYSPLDLPAVGARFLEELAPSQLVLVEAEVWPNLVASAVGLHIPVSLINARLSPRSERRYRQLRFIIRPVFSMLHQVMVQEPEDVQRWAGLGLTVDRVHHTGSIKFDPQGAAPDPVQVQSLREVLGQAGITPQQPILLLASTHPGEEVLLAKMTQRLRQKHPTLALLIVPRHVERTASLLEELRDLGLHPQRRSQVQSSSLDLLIDTTGELRAWQALATIVVVGKSFLATGGQNPAEAVMARKPVLFGPHMENFQALVDLLLTRNGAIQVADVVTLEPRLDALLKDEALCQKLGDNGHEVLAMHEGATAKTMALL
- a CDS encoding sulfatase family protein; the encoded protein is MMRIFLLGLFGLAAQMLSAVGPNFVWIVADDMSPDIGAYGAAGVKTPNLDRLAREGRRYTRAYASAPVCSASRSAFILGTYQTTTGLHAHDVENPQPLSAPYQHLPALLRQAGWFVTNAVAPGGEKSKTKAKTHYNFAHDPSEMYDGVDWRQRSSGQPFFAQFQISEPHRPFPIPASYDENALKLIKLPSNYPDHKLMRRDWYAYLRSVEVVDRRVGAILDQLEKEGVLDETIIMFFADHGRPMPWGKQWLSIEGLQVPLLIRGPSVQAGNVEERLVSLIDLAPTMLSLAGCSIPEWMQGRPMLKGPFPDRDQIFAARDRCGDAEDRIRAVISPGFLMVENFHPEISRLNWSSYKEAGYPGMVLIRELHRSGGLTPLQDRYLSLQREPLELYDLKADPAGLVNVVRERQMANDVQKLKSALDSWIKITGDLGGLPAASTEPSLMDIQKAKKQDYLRVWKKRGFKGEPSDTERLDWWMHQYGLRAGVPIN